Part of the Rhodococcus sp. OK302 genome is shown below.
TGGTGTCGCTTGGAACAGGGCGCCAGTTCGATCAGGCCCGGGCAGAAGCAGCAGTTCGTGAATTGCTGATCGCGGTGGGCGAAGATCCCGACCGTCAAGGTCTGATCGATACCCCGGCCCGTGTGGCACGGTCGTACCGGGAGATCTTTGCCGGGCTGTACACCGAGCCGGATGAGGCGCTCAACACGACGTTCGACGAAGGCCATCAGGAATTGGTGCTGGTGCGGGACATTCCGATGTTCTCCACCTGCGAGCACCACCTGGTGTCCTTCCACGGGGTCGCCCACGTCGGCTACATTCCGGGTAAATCCGGAAAGGTCACGGGTCTGTCCAAGCTTGCTCGCGTGGTCGATCTGTATGCCAAGCGGCCGCAGGTGCAGGAACGTCTGACCAGCCAGATCGCCGACGCTCTGATGCGCAAGCTCGATCCTCGCGGTGCGATTGTCGTCATCGAGGCCGAGCACTTGTGCATGGCAATGCGTGGCATTCGCAAGCCCGGAGCGAGCACAACGACGTCGGCGGTTCGTGGGCTCCTTCAGTCCAGTGCTGCTTCGCGTTCCGAGGCTCTGGACCTCATACTTCGTAAGTGATTGACGTGAACTCAGCGGGAGTAACCCCGGCCCGGACGCTGGTGATGGGAGTTCTCAACGTCACTGCGGATTCGTTTTCGGACGGTGGTCGTTTCCTCGATCGCGATGCGGCTGTTTCACGTGGACTCGAACTTCAAGCTATCGGTGTCGACATTGTCGATATCGGCGGCGAATCGACCAGGCCGGGTGCAATTCGAGTCGATTCGGAACTCGAAGTGGCTCGCGTCGTGCCGGTCATCGAAGAACTTGTAGCCGCCGGGATCCGTTGCAGCGTCGATACGATGCGGGCGTCGGTTGCCGCTGCCGCAATCGAAGCCGGTGCAGCGATTGTCAACGACGTATCCGGTGGTCGCGCTGATTCCGATATGGCAGCAGTGGTCGCTGACGCCGGTGTCCCGTGGATTCTGATGCATTGGCGTTCGGCGAGTGATTACGTGCACGGCGGTGGCGCCGATCATTACGACGACGTCGTTCGAGATGTGCGCGAAGAACTGATGACGCAGGTTGACTGCGCGTTGAAAGTCGGTGTCGATCCGTCCGCGATCATTCTTGATCCGGGTCTGGGTTTCGCGAAGAACGCCGACCACAACTGGGCGTTGCTGCATGCACTGCCCGAGTTCAATGCCTTGGGTTTTCCCGTACTGGTGGGCGCGTCACGTAAACGTTTCCTCGGGTCCCTGCTCAGCGATTCCGATGGAACCCCGAGGCCACCGGCAGGTCGCGAAACCGCGACGGCTGTTGTTTCAGCACTTGCTGCGCGCGACGGCGCGTGGGGCGTTCGTGTGCACGACGCGCAGGCGTCGCTCGATGCCGTTGCGGTTGTCGCAGCCTGGTCCCGCGGACGAGAAAGGGCCTGACATGGGTGATCGGATCGAGTTGCGAGGGCTGAAGGTTCGAGGCAACCACGGCGTCTTCGACCACGAAAAGCGTGATGGCCAAGACTTTTTCATCGACATCACCGTGTGGATGGATTTGGCTCCGGCAGCCGCGTCGGACAATCTCGAGCACACCCTGCATTACGGGGAGTTGGCCGAGGCCGCCGCTGCGATCGTCGGCGGTCCGTCGCGGGATCTCATCGAAACTGTTGCCGCTGAGATCGCAGACAACGTAATGACCGACGCGCGGGTGGAGAGCGTCGAGGTTGTCGTTCACAAGCCGTCGGCGCCCATTCCGTTGGTTTTTGCCGATGTTGCCGTCGTCGCGTATCGAACGAGGCAGAAATGACTCGGGCCGTTCTGTCGATCGGTTCCAACATAGGAGACAGCCTGGCTCACCTGCAGTCTGCGGTGGACGGACTCGGCGACGCTGTCGTGGCAGTGTCACGGGTCTATTCGACGGCCCCGTGGGGTGGCGTCGAGCAGCAGGATTTCCTCAACGCGGTGATCCTGGTCGACGATCCGAATGCCGGCAGCTACGACTGGCTTCTGCGGGCCCGGAAACTCGAAGAAGATGCTGATCGGGTTCGGGATCAACGCTGGGGGCCGCGCAGTCTGGACGTCGACGTCGTGGACTGTGAAGGGATTGTCAGTGCCGATCCGGAGTTGACCTTGCCGCACCCGCGCGCACATCAGCGGGCATTTGTTCTCATTCCCTGGCTCGACGTCGATCCGGGCGCGACGTTGGCGGTCGATGGTGCTGTGGTGTCGGCGGCGCAGATACTTCAGGGTCTTGATCAATCGGAGCGAGAGGGAGTACTCGCAACGGATTCGGTTCTCCTTCGGTGACTGAAGAGGATCAGGGGATGAAGCCGACAAAGATCAGTGAACTCCTGGTTTTGGCAGTGGTGGCGGCGGTCGCCACGTGGATTCTGATTCGTGTGTTCTACGGTTCGATGCCGCCGATTCCGGTGTACGCAGGTGCTTCGCTGTATTTGGCTGCCGGAGCCGAAGTTGTGATCGCGTTTGTCATTCGGTCCCGGATCAAAGAGCGACAGGTCGGCGACGGGTACCGACAGCTTCATCCGATCACCGCTGCTCGGATACTTGCACTCGCTAAAGCGTCCGTTTTGGTCGGTTCAGCTACCGCTGGTGTGTGGATTGGGGCGTTGGTGTATCTCATCCCACAACGATCGGTTTTGAGGGCCGCCGCCGCTGACACACCAGGGGCTTGGGTCGGGCTGGGTGCCGCAATTGCGCTGGTAGCGGCTGCTTTGTGGCTCGAACACTGCTGCCGGACGCCGGAAGATACACCTGACGAGCCAGCTCACTGAAGGCGTGGTGGGCGAATCGCGTAGATGAGGTCCGTGGCTCGCGCGTGCTTGACCAGTACCCTGGCAACCATGACGAATTCTGGTCGATCGAAGTCTGCGCGCCGTAGCAAGCGCAGCGCGAGCCAGATGATCGTTGCCGGTCTTCTTGCTCTCGCCGTCATCGCATCACTGTTCCTGATCTTCAGTAACAGTGTTCAACTCCTTCGCGTGGGACTGGTGGTGGCGCTCTGGGCAGCCACCCTGGGCGCGATCGCGATGACCAAATACCGTCGCGAATCAGCACTCGACAAAGCCAAGGTCGCAGATCTGCAGACCGTCTACGAGCTACAACTCGAGCGTGAGATCTCGGCGCGACGAGAATACGAATTGAGTGTCGAGGGCCGCGTCCGCCGCGAAGTCAGTGCCGACGCCGAAGAACTGTCCGCTCTGCGAGCGGAACTAGTGGCGCTGCGACGCAATCTCGAAGCGCTCTTCGACGGTGGTCTGCTTCCCGAGCGGCCAGCTCTGAAAGCTGATTCGACCCGCGTCGGAGAGCTTGGCGGAGGTCCGTATCGGGCTTATCAGCCGGCCGCATCGGGTCTGTATGTACCCGGAGCCGGGCAAAATGCCACCGGATCGCCGAGTCCTCAAGTGGGTGGCCTCGCCTCGCCGAGCCCTCAGGTGGGGGGCCTCGCTTCGCCCAACGACGGTCCGGTCACAGCCGAGACCACAGTCGTGTTCGCCGAAACTTCGTGGCGTGAGTCCTTTGCGAAAAACCCGGGATCGAAAACTGTTCCGGTGAAAGGTAATTCGCAGAAGGCTCAGCGTGTTCACGATGCCGAGGTATTCGAAGACCGCGCCCCGTCGGCACCAAAACTTGCCGTACCTGTTGTCGAAGAGTCCGTTGTCGAAGAAGTTGTCGTCGAAGAAGTGGTGGTCGAAGAGGCCGCTGGTGTCCAAGAATCTGCCGTGGATGCGCCGGACGCCCCAGTCACAGAGGCGGAATCCGAATCCTCGGACGAGCCGCGTCGTCGACGTCGTGCTGTTCCGGAAGACGCGGACAGCGGTGCGCATTCCAATGGGCTGACGGTTGCCGAGATCATGGCGAATCTCAGTTCCGCGAATTCAGGAGAAGGCTCGGGGCGTCGTCGGCGTCGTGAGGAGTGAGGCTGACAGCCGCGAGGACTGAGTCCTAGATCACCCGCTCGTCCATAGCGTCGCATGTCTCGCGGAGGATATTCTCTCGGATAGAACGTCTGGTACCCGCCGAGCGGGACTGGAACGAACGAGAGGAATCCGGTGACTTCCTTCGGGATCACTAATGGACCTGTGCCTGCGCGATTGACAGTTGGAATTGTCTCGGCAGGTCGGGTCGGAACTGCTGTAGGTGCCGCGCTGGAGCGTGCCGGACATATCGTCGGCGCTTGTTCCGCGGTGTCCGCAGCTTCAGTTGCACGGGCGGCCAAGCGTCTTCCCGAGTCCGAAATCCTTCCGGCCGCCGATGTTGCTGCACGCTCCGAACTGCTGATCCTTGCTGTTCCGGATGATCAGTTGGCGGACTTGGTCAAGGGCCTGGCAGCGACGCAGTCGGTAAAGCCCGGCACCCTTGTTGCTCATACTTCCGGGGCCAACGGCATCGCCATCTTGGCGCCGCTGACGGACCTGGGCGCCCTTCCGCTGGCCATTCATCCGGCGATGACGTTCACCGGCCACGACGAGGACACCGCACGGTTGTCGTCGGCATGTTTCGGAATCACGGCCGCAGACGACATCGGATATGCGATCGCGCAGTCGCTCGTTCTGGAAATCGGTGGCGAGCCGGTACGCGTTCGCGAAGAGAACCGCGCGCTCTATCACGCTGCGCTGGCGCACGGCAGTAATCACCTGGTCACGCTGGTGGTGGATGCCGTCGAGGCTCTGCGCGCATCGTTGGAGGGTGACGAGCTGCTCGGTCAGCAACTGATCGACGGTGATCCGGGTGGCGTCGCCGAACGAGTTTTGCAGCCACTCCTTTCTGCTGCTTTGGACAACGCGTTGCGACGCGGCCCTTCGGCCCTGACCGGGCCGGTGGCTCGCGGTGATACCGAGGCCGTTGCGACACATTTACGAGTACTGACGGATCTCGACCCGGAGCTTGCAGCCGGATATCGGGCGATGTCTTTGCGATCGGCCCAGCGGGTGGGCGCCCCCACCACATTGTTCGACATCTTGACTGAAACAGGAGGTGACCGTCGTGAGTGATTTGCAGGGCGGATACAAGCGCGGCGAACTGACAGTGCACCACGATGCGGACAAGCTTCGGCGGGTCTCGCGGGCATTGCGTGGCGTCGGACGCCAGGTGGCATTGGTGCCGACGATGGGTGCGCTTCATGCCGGGCACATCGAGCTGGTTCGTCAGGCAAAGCTCACGGGCGCCGTTGTGATCGTGTCGATCTTCGTCAACCCGCTGCAGTTCGGCACCGGCGAGGATCTGGACGCGTACCCGCGCACTCTTGACGCCGATCTGGAACTGCTTCGCGCCGAGGGCGTCGAGTTGGTGTTCGCACCGACAGTCAAGACGATGTACCCGCGTGGCCAGCGCACCACGATCCTGCCGGGGCCGTTGGGCAGCGAACTCGAAGGCGGCGCACGTCCGACGCACTTTGCGGGCATGTTGACGGTGGTGGCGAAGCTGCTGCAGATCGCTGCTCCCAATCACGCGTACTTCGGCGAGAAGGATTACCAGCAGCTGACGCTGATCCGTCAGATGGTGTGGGATCTCAACTTCGACGTGCAGATCATCGGGGTTCCGACGGTCCGTGAGTTCGACGGTTTGGCTTTGTCCTCGCGTAACCGCTACCTCGACGAGGGTCAGCGCACGGCTGCTGTTGCATTGTCGGCGGCCCTGATTGCCGGCGCACATGCCGCAGCGGGCGGAGCCGAAGGAATTCTCGAGACCGCACGCGCTGTGCTGGCTGCGGTTCCCGAGATCGAGGTGGATTACCTCGAGGTTCGCGGCGTTGATCTCGGACCCGCTCCGGAGCGCGGCGACGGCCGTTTGTTGGTGGCCGCCAAGCTCGGTACGACGCGTCTGATCGACAACGTGGGTGTTGCTGTGGGAACAGGATTCCTCGAGCGCGACACCGATCCTTCCGCTGACGCTGTAGACGACCTGCTCGCTCACTGATCGCTTTTTACGAGAAGAGGCCCGGAAATGTTTCGCACAATGATGAAGTCGAAGATCCACCGCGCCACGGTGACGCACGCCGACCTGCATTACGTCGGCTCGGTCACCGTCGATCAGGATCTGATGGATGCTGCTGATCTGCTCGAAGGTGAGCAGGTGTGCATCGTCGACATCGACAACGGCGCCCGGCTCGAGACTTATGTCATTGCGGGCGAGCGTGGCACGGGTGTCATCGGAATTAACGGTGCGGCAGCGCATTTGGTCAAGCCTGGCGATCTGGTCATCCTTATCGCATATGGCGTGATGAACGAGCAGGAAGTCAAGGAATATCAGCCGCGCGTGGTGTTCGTCGACGCTGACAACAAGCAGATCGAACTCGGCAGTGATCCGGCACATGCGCCGGAAGGCTCCGGTTTGATCACGCCGCGCATGCTGTCGACTTTGGATGCTTCGCGCGAATCCAGCCTGGTGTAGCGGTGCTGCTCACGGTCGATGTGCGGAACACCAACATCGTTCTCGGCCTGTTCACCGGGGTCGGTGAGTATTCGAAGCTGGTGCAGGACTGGCGAATGCGTACCGACCCGCGGATGACAGCTGACGAGTTGGCGTTGACGTTCCGGGGGCTGCTGGGTCAGCACGTCGATCAAATCACCGGAGTTGCTGCGCTGTCGACTGTTCCGTCGGTGTTGCGTGAGATTCGGGTGATGCTCGAACGCTACTGGGGGCATGTTCCGCATGTGGTGGTCGAGCCCGGGGTCCGTACCGGGGTGCCGCTCCTGGTGGACAACCCCAAAGAGGTCGGTGCCGACCGGATCGTGAACAGTCTTGCCGCGCACTATCTTTACGAGAGTGCGTGCATCGTCGTCGATTTCGGTACCTCGACGTGTATCGACGTCGTTTCGGCCAAGGGGGAGTTCCTCGGCGGTTGTATCGCGCCCGGGCTCGAAATCTCGACCGATGCCTTGGCGTCGCAGTCTGCCGCGCTGCGCAAGGTCGAGTTGGTCCGTCCGCGTTCGGTGGTCGGAAAGAACACGGTGGAGTGCATGCAGTCCGGGGCCGTGTTCGGGTTTGCCGGACTGGTCGACGGGTTGGTGCGCCGTGTCCGCGAGGAGTTGCCGGAGTTCAGTGGCCCCGATGTGGCCGTCATAGCTACCGGAGACAGTGCGCCCCTGATCATTCCGGAATCCTCCACCATCGAACATCTCGAACGTGATCTCACTCTGGAAGGGCTGAGGTTGGTGTTCGAACGCAATCAGGCACGTCGTGGATCGGGTCGTCGGCCGGTCGAGTGACGAAGTAGATTCGGTTCACCTGTTTCGCGATTGCAGAAGTTGTGCCACAATGGTCAACGTGAATCGTTGCATGAGTGCTCAGGAGTGTTGTCGAGGCTGACCGCTGCCTTGACCAATTCACATCTCCTTGGAGCTAGCTCGTGCTATCCACATATTCTGCAGATCTCTCTGTTTTAGTCCCTACTCTTGCATCTGACGGCGGCGTTTCCGCAGGTCGCAGTGCTAATCGTGGCTCTTCCGGACGTCGCCGCACCGGGGCTTCGTTGCCGACGCGGTTGCGTACCGCTGACCTCCTTCGCCTCACTGACGAGGGTGCCAACGGTGTTCTCGACGGACGTTTCGACCACCTCATTCCCGAGGCGTTTTCCACCACGGAGCGCTGGGCAACTCGCCTGCATTCCGACGACGACGTCGATGTCTGGCTCATCAGTTGGGTGCCGGAACGCAACACCGAATTGCATGACCATGCAGGATCTTTCGGTGCGCTCACGGTGCTCAGTGGTTCGCTCACCGAATATCGTTGGGCTGGTGAAGAATTGCTGGAGCGTCAACTCGACGCCGGCGATCAGGCGGCCTTTCAACTCGGGTGGGTACACGACGTCGTACGGACGCCGGAGGCATCCAGTGAGCCAATCGAAATCAGTGCTGATTCACCAACTTTGAGTGTTCATGCCTACTCTCCGCCGTTGACGGCAATGTCCTTCTACGAAGTGACGGATCACCGCACACTTCGCCGCACCCGTACCGAGCTGACCGACCAGCCCGAAGGAGCCTGAAAATGACTATCGACCAAATGCTTGACGACGCCCGCACTCAGATCGATCGCATGTACATTTTCCAGCTCACCGAGGCATTCCACCGCGGGGCGATCTTTGTCGATATTCGCCCGCAGGCTCAGCGCGCCATTGAAGGAACCCTTCCCGGCGCTCTCGCCATCGAGCGCAATGTCCTCGAATGGCGTCTCGATCCCAGCAGCAGCGCGCACCTCGCTCTGGCCACCGACCACGACGTCGAGTGGGTCATCGTCTGCTCCGAGGGATACACCTCGAGCCTGGCAGCTGCGTCGTTGCAGCAGCTCGGCCTGCGAAACGCTACCGATCTCGCGGGCGGATACAAGGCCATCAAGGCCGCCGGACTACTCGGTGCGCTCAGCGGTGTGCGTCATTGCACCCGTGAGTTGGCGGCGGTCGCAGCTCACTAGTCCCGCTTCGCGGAACGATCTCGGACTCATGCCGTGATGGCGGGTGAATGCCGTCGTCAGCGCAAAGGGACTGGAGTAGCCCACTTCTCGTGCGATGGACGACACCGTCCGGCTCGGGTCGGCGAGTAGATTCGCGGCAACGGAGAGTCGCCATTGCGTCAGATACCCAACTGGTCCGATGCCCAATTGTGCGGTGAATCGGCGCGCGAAAGCGGCACGGGAACAGCCGGTTTCATGGGCCAAGCTTTCGACGGTCCACCGGTGTTCCGGTCGGTTGTGCATGAGCCGCAAGGCATGACCGATGACGGGATCTTCGTACGCTGTGATCCACTGTGGTGCATGATCCGGATGCTTGGTGAACCACGTTCGGACGGTTGAAATCAGAACCAAGTCGAGGAGACGATCAAGCAAGACTTCCTGTCCGGGTCCGTCGGCGGATATCTGTTGTCCCAGAAGCGTTGTCATCGACTCTGTTTCGGTACTTCGTCGTACGACCGCGACAGGAGCAAGACTGTCGAGAATCTGCCGACTGACGTAGCTGTCCAAACGGTATGTGCCCGTGAGCATGACGGTCTGGCCGTTCGTCGAGTTGCCCCAGGTGCGAATGCCGAGAACCGACATGTCCTCGAGTGGTGAACCGTCGACCGCTGTGCAGTTCTGCATTTCGTCGATGATGACGTGAATCGGGGTGTCGGGATGGTCGGCGACCGTGTAAGAGTCGGGTCCGCGCAGAAGTGCGACGTCTCCGGTTGCAAGGTTCTCGGTCTGGCCGGTATCGGAGATGACGACGGCACTGCCGTGGAGGACAGCCAGCACCGTGACTGGCGCGTGGTCTTCGATGCGAAGTGACCAGGGCGGATCAAGAAGCGAACGCAGCAGAAATGCTCCCTCTGCTCGCGATCCCGACAGCATCATCGACAGTGCATCCATAATTTCACGGTAGACGCAGGCGTATGTTTTTGCGACTTTCAGCTATGGATCGTATTGCTTTGGCGCGGTCGAATGAGTACATGACTACAACACCTGGCATTCAATCGGCGGTAGTGATCGGTGGTACCGGAAAGACCGGTAAGCGCGTTGCTCAGAGGTTGGCGGCGGCGGGAGTGGAAACCCGAATCACATCCAGAACATCCGGGACGATTTTCGACTGGAATGACCGCGATACGTGGCGAGCGGCGGTGACCGGCGTCGACGGTGCATATGTGACGTACGCACCCGATCTGGCGGTGCCCGAATCGAGTGCCGATGTTCAAGAATTTGCGGACATTGCACAACGTAGTGGTGTTCGCCGGATCGTTCTCCTGTCGGGCCGCGGTGAACCGGCCGCGCAGAAAGCTGAGCAGACTCTTTCCGTGAGCGGCTTGGCTTGGGCAGTGGTGCAGGCAAGTTGGTTCGCTCAGAACTTCAGTGAGGGTTATCTGCTCGAACCGATTCAGACAAGGCATCTGGCACTTCCGGTCGGCGGGGTGGGGGAGCCGTTCATCGATGTCGACGATCTTGCCGATGTAGCGGTAGCCGCGTTGACGCGTGCGGATCTCGTCGGCCGAGTTCTCGAGGTGACAGGCCCGCGGACACTGACGTTCGCTGAGGCTGTGGATGCGATTTCGGTGGCGTCGGGACGCCTGGTGTCTTTCGAAACAATTGAACTGCAACAGTTTTCCGAAGGAATGAAGGAGGAAGGTGTCCCCGATGACGTTGTCGGCCTCCTGGCGTACCTGTTCTCCGAGGTTCTCGACGGACGCAACGAATATGCGACGGGCGTCGTCGAGGACGTGTTGAGAAGGCCGGCTCGGGATTTCAGCGTCTTTGCTGCTGAGGCTGCGCGAACGGGGGTCTGGTCGTGAAGAAAGAGGAAGTCATGTTGGAAGTCCTGATCGGGTTGACCGCTTTCGGCGCGTTACTGGCCGGTGGCGCATTGTTCGCATTTTCGTCTTTCGTGATGCCGGCTCTGCGATCGGTGGATGCGCACTCCGCAATCACGTCGATGCAGGCGATGAATGTCGAAGCGCCGCGTAGCGCGTTGATGCTGCCTCTGGTGGGATCGGCAGTCATGGCGATCGCTGCAGCAGTCTGGGCATCGATATCGAGACCGGAAGGCTGGGTTCTTGCCCTCGTCGGATGCGTCGGCGTTCTCGCTGCGTTTGCCGTGACCGTGATCTACCACGTCCCCCGCAACGACGCATTTGCATCGGTCGGGACTGCCGACGAAGCATCCTGGATTGCTTACGCGGCCGGCTGGACGATGTGGAATCACGTTCGCGTCGGCCTCTACCTGGCGTCGGGAATCGTGCTCGCCGTCTCAGCAGTACTACCAGCGATACGCACGGTGGACGCGGCCCAGTAGTCTTGTACCCCGTGAGTGATGTAGAAGCGCAGCCAGTCGACGACACCCCCGAGCAGCTCCGGATCCGACGCGAAAAGCGTGAGCGAATCCTGGCGCAAGGGCAGGAGGCGTACCCGGTCTCCGTGGATCGCACCCACACCTTGGCGCAGATCCGCGCCGAGTACCCGGAACTCGAGCCTGACACCGCTACCGGCGTGATTGTCGGCGTCGTCGGCCGCGTCATCTTCATGCGCAATACCGGCAAGCTGTGCTTCGCCACCCTGCAGGAGGGCGACGGTACCCAACTGCAGGCCATGATCAGCCTCGCCGGCGTCGGCGAAGACGCATTGGCTGCCTGGAAGTCCGACATCGACCTCGGCGACTTCGTCTTCATTCACGGCGAGATCATCAGCTCCCGCCGCGGTGAGCTCAGTGTGATGGCCGACGCGTGGCAGATCGCCTCCAAGGCGCTGCGTCCCCTGCCGGTCGCGCACAAGGAGATGAGCGAAGAGTCTCGCGTGCGTCAGCGCTACGCGGATCTGATCATTCGCCCCGAAGCTCGCGACAACGCACGCAAGCGCGTCGCGGTGGTTCGCGCACTGCGCAATGCGCTCGAAGATCGGGGTTTCCTCGAGGTCGAGACGCCGATGCTGCAGACGTTGCATGGCGGCGCTGCGGCGCGTCCGTTCGTCACACATTCCAATGCACTCGATATCGACCTGTACCTGCGTATCGCGCCGGAACTTTTCCTCAAGCGTTGTGTTGTCGGCGGTATCGAGAAGGTCTTCGAGATCAACCGCAACTTCCGCAACGAGGGCGTCGACTCCACTCACTCGCCCGAGTTCGCGATGCTCGAGACGTACGAGGCTTACGGGACTTACGACGATTCCGCGAAGATGATCCGCGAACTCGTTCAGGAAGTCGCGCAGGCAGCATTCGGTACCCAGGTCCTCACACTTGCCGACGGTTCCGAATACGACGTCAGTGGCGAGTGGCAGGTTCTCGAGATGTACCCGTCGCTGTCGGCGGCCATCGGTACCGAGGTCACCCCGGATACGACGGTCGACGAACTTCTTGCCTTGGCGGAGAAGGTCGGCCTCGAGGTTCCCAAGGACAAGGGCTACGGCCACGGAAAGCTCGTTGAAGAACTGTGGGAGCACCAGTGCGGCGATCAGCTGTACATGCCGACGTTCGTGCGCGACTTCCCCGTGGAAACATCACCGTTGACGCGTGATCACCGCAGCAAGAAGGGTGTCACGGAGAAGTGGGACCTCTATATTCGCGGTTTCGAGTTGGCCACCGGCTACTCGGAGTTGGTTGACCCGGTCATCCAGCGTGAACGTTTTGTCGATCAGGCGAGACTCGCGTCGGCCGGTGACGACGAGGCCATGGTCCTGGACGAGGAATTCCTCGCAGCCATGGAGCAGGGTATGCCGCCCACCACCGGAACCGGCATGGGCATCGATCGCCTGCTGATGGCCCTCACCGGCCTCGGTATTCGTGAGACGATTCTGTTCCCGATCGTGCGGCCGTCAGCTCGCTAGATCTGTACTCGATGAGGGTTCGGCTGCACATGTTGCGGCCGAACCCTTTTCAGATTGGTCGCTCCCACGGAATTCGGTACGGGTCGTAGTACTCGTCAACGACGGGCTTCGGTGGCGCCGGATACCAGATGACGCGTGGTGACTGCTTCAACTCGATAACTTCGATCGGCAGAACCTTCACCCGCGATTCGATTTGGTCCCAACGACATTCGCCATTGGCCACTCGCTCGGCGTACTGCCGAAGCTCCGGTGATGCCCCTTCTTTCGCTGCCAGCGCATCCATCAGTTCGTCAGTCACATCGGTTCTGGGATCCCAGTCTCCGTTGGAAACCCGATCCAATCTTATTGCGGCCGTATCTACTTGCGCTGCGGCATTCATGATTTTGTTGTAGATGCTGCGCAATTCGGGCGGGACATCGCTACTCATACGGCATCAGCCCAGGGATCTTTTCCGGAACCTGGCGAGTAGCCGGATTTCGGAACATTCATCGGGCCTTCGGCATCGGCAGTGCGAGTCACCGCGAGCGTCAGTTCCGTCCTCTTCTTTGCAGTGTCCATCTTTGCGACAACGGGGGCCAGTACCTTTTCGGACAGTTCGCTGAGTGCGCCGGACGGCGAGGTGACGAGGTCAAGATATTCACGCAAAGCGTCTACTAGGGTGCGGATGTCCTCAACGATCTCACGGATTTTTCCGGCGGTTGCAAGGATTCCGATACTGAGATCGGCACTTGTGGCAACCGGGGCGATCATGGGAATTTTACTGAGAAACATTTTGACTGCGGCGGTAACGCCATCGATTGTCACCAATTCTTCGAGCTTGTTCTTCAAAAATCTCAGCGCCGTTTCGATCCCTCGTTTGATCATGTCCGAAATGACGTAAAGAACTTCCTTGGATACATTGCCGACGGGGCCCTCCCAGACCATCGCGGCCGTCAGTTTGCGTGAGTAATCTTGAAATTCGACGCTGGCCATGCCATCCCAGGATTCGTCGACGCGTTTCGTGCCTTGCTCGAGGTTCTTGCCGCACTTCTCGATCCCGTCGCCGGAAGTCTTGTAGCGTCGCCAATTCGCTTGAGTTCGTTCCAGTTTCCGCTGAGCGGTTTGATCAGGTGCTCGAGCGGGCTCCAATTTGTCAGAACTTTGATCCCGTTGTCGACGTCCCCTACCCATCCAGCTGCGTCGGCAATGACTCTGCGGATATCGTCGGTCGCGGACTGGGGCGAGGGAAAGTCGACGGGGTTTGCCGGTTTGTACTCGGCCGGACTTTCGTAGGGCAACGCAGCCCCGGGGATAGGATTTTCGGAATTGTAAGGAGATGTGTCCACAATCGACATTGCACTATGAGCGTTCAGTGCGTCGTAGTTACGGTTCTCTTGATCGTGGTACATCCACGCTGCTCGATTGAGATTAAATCCGGTCGTGCCACAGTCCGAGGCTAGGTTGGCGTAGCGGCGGTACGTGACATCGGTATACGCCTGGAGTGGAGTTGCGAGCAGTCGCATCAACTCTCCGTCAAAATCTCCGAACGGAGGGGTGTGGTGCAGCACTAAACGACAGCCGACACCAGCGTCCTCGCCGATGTGGGTAGCAAGATTTGACAGTCCGGCAATCTCAGTCGAGTTAACGGTCAATGTTTTGCCCATAGTTGGTG
Proteins encoded:
- a CDS encoding anthrone oxygenase family protein, whose amino-acid sequence is MLEVLIGLTAFGALLAGGALFAFSSFVMPALRSVDAHSAITSMQAMNVEAPRSALMLPLVGSAVMAIAAAVWASISRPEGWVLALVGCVGVLAAFAVTVIYHVPRNDAFASVGTADEASWIAYAAGWTMWNHVRVGLYLASGIVLAVSAVLPAIRTVDAAQ
- the lysS gene encoding lysine--tRNA ligase, with the translated sequence MSDVEAQPVDDTPEQLRIRREKRERILAQGQEAYPVSVDRTHTLAQIRAEYPELEPDTATGVIVGVVGRVIFMRNTGKLCFATLQEGDGTQLQAMISLAGVGEDALAAWKSDIDLGDFVFIHGEIISSRRGELSVMADAWQIASKALRPLPVAHKEMSEESRVRQRYADLIIRPEARDNARKRVAVVRALRNALEDRGFLEVETPMLQTLHGGAAARPFVTHSNALDIDLYLRIAPELFLKRCVVGGIEKVFEINRNFRNEGVDSTHSPEFAMLETYEAYGTYDDSAKMIRELVQEVAQAAFGTQVLTLADGSEYDVSGEWQVLEMYPSLSAAIGTEVTPDTTVDELLALAEKVGLEVPKDKGYGHGKLVEELWEHQCGDQLYMPTFVRDFPVETSPLTRDHRSKKGVTEKWDLYIRGFELATGYSELVDPVIQRERFVDQARLASAGDDEAMVLDEEFLAAMEQGMPPTTGTGMGIDRLLMALTGLGIRETILFPIVRPSAR